ttGTATCATTTCAGAAAAGGGGGTCTGGTTTCTTTGTATTAATGGATACATGGTCACtctcctttaaagggcatctgtcaccacATATGTccaaataaaactggctgacctttgAGATGTGCGCTGGTCAGCTGAACACCATGGTCTTGGTCCCATCTTCCTCGGTGCCCACATTGCTAAGAAAATTGCCATtttgtaatatgcaaatgagccactagGAGCAATGAGGGTGGTGCCATTCCACCttgttgctcccagaggctccgcTTACTGTTCGCAGTTTTGTTGACAATGCGGGCACCAAGGAAGATGTGACCAAGACTGTGGCGCTGACCAGCACACATCTCAAAGGTCAGACAGTTTTATTTGGACATATTTGGTGACAGTTGAACTTTAAAATATATTCTGCAGCTCGCTGTTGAAAAACTGTGCTCACCAAATTTCTAAACATTTTGTAAAAATACAAACCTTTAGTTCCATAGAAACTGAACAGCAACGACTCATTTTGCAGAAGAGAGCAGCAAGCACATTTTCCAGCAGTGCACTGTCCAGTCTCCAGGACCTGGGAGATCCAATTTGTCTACAGTACTTTCTAACGTAATTCGCATGCATTATCTTATTTAAAGAGTACTGCCGCTTGGACGTTTAAATTACTTGTGTATCGTGTTACAAATCACTTTATCCTGAGAAACCGAAAGAACCCAGCAGAAGAACATTTACTTGacttataagaaaaaaaaaaaagacagatgtattatatattttaaaaaaaaatcacaaaagtcTTTATAAATGTGTAAACTAATTGTCCTATTTattatttctttatatttttataaatccAACATTTCCCAAATTTAAAAATTGGAATATAAATTCTTTTCCTAGTATTTGGTGTCATTTATCTGTGGaaacatggaaaaaaatatattaaacctaattgatattatttttttaagtttttattttatttttttaatttaaattatatttctaatttttattttatttgttttttaaatatccAGAGTCTTTCAATCCTTACGTTTTCCTCACTCTTCTACTTTCTATTATTTCATCTTGTCTTTTTGGCATTATTTTGCCAGTGTTTTATTCCAAATGAGAGCGACATCTTGAAGTAATCAGAAGCTGAAAAGGACTCGTCCCCCTGGCATCTCAGGTTAAATAAGGCGCTCTAGGAAAATATGGTAGGCCCATTACACGAAACCTGATCTGCCTTCATCAAGACTCCAATTGCCATTGCATTAGGATTGATTAGAGACCAGCAGTACCGTAATGACCCAGGGAGAGGGGCAGCATGGGACTTCTAATGGCAAGATCTTGCAAATGCTGATAGTTTTATGTTACCACGAAAATTTATATTTGTGTGCATATTTATCCAAGCAAATCAGGTATCAGGGGGATAGGGGAAccaaaaataaaattctaaaatATGGGAGGGGTATAACAGAATTACCAAAGGTTCCCAACAGACTTGCTTCATAATGAGTTAAATATAATAAGTAATAACAATAGCATAGTCCATGTAACAAACACTTATGAAATAAGCATAGTTACTCAAACAATTATTATTAGTTTCAAAGGCCGCAGATAATAGAGTCCTGCAAAACTTGGGCCGCATACAGAATAGCTGTGGCTTTTAGGCCTGTAATTTAGTATTTTACAACCACTGCAAAAAAGTGCAGAATTCTAGTTTCTTTCTTAGGCTCGCTGCTCTGAGACAGGGTGTGACCACAGAAAATGATTTGAGGGGTCTACTGGAGGGCAAGCCAGAGCTGAATTTTTCTCCTAGAAAGTCAACAAAAAATGTTGCTACAGATATTATGTGCTACCCAAGAGATTGTAGGGTCACCCCCTACCCCTCAATACAGACAGGAGGAAAGAAGCCCCccctttattttttgtaaaagCCATGCAGATTGCCCCTATGCTGTGAGTCACAACATATACACCTCATAGTGGGGCATTCAGTGAAGTTCACTGCATAATTAACTCCATCTTTCCAAGCCAACTTAACTGTTTATTTAGTGTCACATACTATTACCATCAGCAGCCCTTCTCTTCGAGGAAAATTAGCTTGCAGACTTCACCCTGCAAGGGCAAATTCTTCCTTCCTCTACTGCTGGAGGCGTTTTTCTTTGACCAGTAATTAAACAGTTAAAATGACCATGGAGCGTGTCTCTTGAATGCACTGTGCCTGCAGATATTTATGAAAAGATCTCAATACTGACAATGCCTACAAAAtcggctttttaaaaaaaaatattttcagatATGACAAATCATGGGTTGATTTAGCGCAGAAATACATTTATGCAAAGATGATAGTAATAATAAATGAGCATTGTGTTAATGATGTACAATAAAAATATGCTTCAAAGGTGACTAAATTGATTGTGTGTGTGCCTTAAATCATCTTCAAGTAGCATTTGTTTATACAGTTTATTTATAAAAGCGCCAACATATACTTCAGCATTGTGTGCAAATTGTAAATGCATCTGTATCTCCCATGAATGCTATCTGTATCGATATAGTCATCGGTTATAAACTCAAGTATTGATGAatataataattaaataaataaataaattaaataattaaataaataatgatgGCTATGGGTTAATAGGTCTTAAGGGGGGTTTCCAAGActtgtatattgatgacctattcagaggatctGGATGGGTCGGCatccgacacccaggactccgctaatcagctgtttgagaaggctcacATTAGCGCCATGGCTTTCTCACCGtttagcctaggccatgtgacatcacgttcattggtcacatggcctaggagcagttcagctccattgaagtgaatggggctgtgctgTGATACAAAGCACAGGCGATATACAATGTACATGTgtgtggtgagctgagagaaggctgcaataccagacacagcctatggaCAAGGGTGGcaccatcatttattttttatttttttgtaaacccAGACATTCTCTACTATAGAGCTACTATCCTGTTGCAATTTCCTTCTCTTTTCATAAATTACCAATTTGCTAAAGGAGAGGCTCTTAGCTATTTACTAGTTATAGTTATGCATTCATTGACCAATCaggtttaggcctcattcacacaagcgTATGGAAATCCATCCGTATTCCAGCTCTGGACGACTCACGGATTCCAGATGATATACCATCCAGAGTGTCATCGGTATTGCTTCAGTAATTCATACGGTTTTACGTGCGTATTACTTCCTTCCTGCATTTTTTTAtgcacccccatagactataataggcatatttggagaaaaaaaagcctAAAACCAGGACAATCTGTGTATTTCAAATAATGATGAAAATTAGATGCCTATATCCCTATCTATTAACATTAGCAGCAGATTTGGGTACACAAAATACGCGCAATATACAGATTGCAaatatgcttgtgtgaaagaggcctaagggtaggtTGACACCGATTTTTCTGGAGGATGTATTGAGGTAGGTTTTCCTGCAGATTTTTCAGCCAGaagtggatttgaaaggaatcagaaatataaaggaggggcttatacttcttcctgctggatccacttctggttttggctgaaaaaactgcaggaaaatctgcctcaaaaaccTCCTCCAAAccctgtgtgaacctacccttactgTTACTATCCTGTAAATTGCACAGCAAAAATTTGAATTACCTCCCTGATGTGATTtgactatgctacatttttatgtATGctacattgtttttctttttttttatttatgctttTCCTTCGAATATACATTGCAGAAGATGCTATatgaaaaaaactatatattttcATGTTGCTACTCTGAATTGCCTTCTCCCTGGTGTTATTCTACATTGAAATTGATTTtttcaaaagaaaaaatatattttatatacctATGTAGCAGAGAGAGGTAATTTAGCACAACACACTGTAAAATCTATGGCTTTCCAGAGTTGTCACAATGCAGAAGAAAGATAACTATACTAAAAAGAAATGGTGCGTAAAAGCTGCAACCTTCCAAGGCTGGGTCCCCATATATCCAGTCAAACATCTAGCACATCAGTTGTAAAGCCGGATGCCTCCCTTTCACTGAACAGTTGTGCCCAGCCAGTTGTTGCCGGAGCCGGACACAACtgatacatactgtatgtactgCACTTCAGTGCACAGATCCAGTGTCTATATACCGATAACACGGACATAAAAATGTAGCATACAGTGTTTTTCTATTCAGCGCTATTTCACATGCAGTGTGATAAGTGATGTGCCGGATGTATTAATTTAAAGAGACAGGGGACACACCAAATATTTAAAGGAGTGCAAACGGCGGTAAAACTACAAATGACAAATAAtctgacccaagagagagtcaaaagagccaccccataaatgcacatccgaccattagggaatataaaaatatatatataaagtttataggacacaacaacacacacgcattaaaaaattgtatacaatatggaacaaagtgcggtatgcaatgtaatatatgtaaccgacacacacaggtccactgactTATCGCAAATGAATgtatgcgttatcaaccagcataTAAAGCAATACAATGAATCACATATAGCAAATATAAGGTAAGGTGAGACCACTAGAATTGAGAATACAAACAGACCGAAATGGGGTCAAAtatcaagagccaaacctacatagccagctggtgcagtggacctggaaacataACAAGCGCAAGTGATGTGCCGGATGTATGTGCATAATCCCATagaaaactatgggatcagtTCTGGCTTCAGTTCCTCTCCTGCGGCACTCCGGAGAGTGCACCAGCCCAGCAGTCATAGGCTAAAAGTGCAGAACAGAAAAACACGGCATCCTAAAGTTTTTTTCTCCGGTGCCAGGAGATGTTCCTGATGCCAGAAACGATACCATAGAAAACCATGGGATCATTTCTGGCATCAGTCTCTCTATGGCACCATGCCAGAGGGAAATTAGATATATGGGAACccactcttagggctcattcacacagatGTAATTTCTGTtcgcatctgatccacattttttatagatcggatgcagacccattcatttcaatgtgacagcacaccatgtgatgTCCGCATCCACACGTCCGTTCTACAGCCCTGCTTGTTTTGaggatctgcgatttgcagaccgcaaatcacttatggccgtgtgcatgagcccttactgtgtgAGAACACACCCTGGACATCTCATCATAGGAAGCGTTTTCTTTGTGCAGATATTCCTGTTCTTTAATTTAAGCAAttccacacagaggagaacatcTACTGGAGAGGAGGGAATAATGTGTGTAGCTCCACTGGGCCTTTCCCCATCCCTCTAGGGGCACTGTGGTAAGATGGGATGCATATTGTAAAATTGTGCCTGGTCCTAAATACAGTCTTTAACCAGGGAACCTATGCAAATGACCAATTCTCTGCAAAACCTAATGCTTCATCTAGTATTAAGAATTTAGTAATTAAATAGATAAGGCCACAGGCTAAGGTGACATAAAGTTTGCACTCTCTGGTCTAGTAATATACCTTTGCACTAATCTCTTGAGCAGCATCCAAGTTGCCTTTAGGCTATGAAGCGCATCCAGAACAATGGCACCAGCATCTCCAAGTCATCCTGGACAAATTGAGGAGACTTCTGGCCACAGCTTTCCCTCAATCACCTCCTCAGTTTTGTTTATACAGGTGCCTACCTAGTAATTACCTCCAGCTCATTAAAGTGTCCACCCTGGTTTATAGATCTGCTGTATTATTTTCTATTCCAGGACACCAGCAGCCTACAGATATATGTTCAGAGATTGGGGAGGTTATTTAGAAAGAAAATACAAGTGCTTATTGTTTTGGTGTAGGGCTGCCTATGTCACAGGCCTGGCTGGTGGGCACTGCGCCTCTGCTGGAGAGAGGATCGGGTGTCACACTGCAGATTCCCACTACAGATAAGGAAATGTGATCTAGTTTTCAGAACAGCAAGTGGTTGGAAAGAAGGAGGAAAAAAAACCTTTCAAACACAAAGCTCATTTACTAATGGACTGGTTTTGTGTTACCCAACCCAATGTTCGGGAATGGCCAAGAGATAAATAATCTGCTCCTGGAGCTCAACATCTAATTAGGCCGCTCTGGTGTCCTCTGGGCTGTGTGCAGAGGGTGGGATGTATTTTTAGCATAGTCTGCAGGTACATCCTATCATAATGCCTTATGGATATATATAATCTTATGCATGTGGGTTGCACAGGATAATGGGTATAGGGAAGATATATTTAGCAACCCTAAGATTTATAAAATAATCTTCAGTTGATGATCTCCATCATTGGCATTATGTATTTGACCAACAGCCAGACTTATGTGTCTATGTGTGTTTGTAATATGAAATATGCACATGTTACCATTGTATTGTGACATACACTGTGTGTGCATGtagattattattgcattgttacATAAATACATCAGTTGTGTGAGTAAACATTGCattttgagatctatcccatatctaatctacctatctatctatggcATGTTTTATTACAATGTGACATATATGGTATGCATGTTTTGTTGCAACATGAAATACTAAGACTTTCTTTGTATCATCACTATATTATgagatacagtatataatacaatatataatTTACTCCTGCAAGTTCATTGATCCTGTTTGCACCTGCATAGCCCTTTCTCTCTGCAGTAATGGAACTACAATTACCAGCATGCCAGCCAGTTTAATAACGTTTCACATTGACTGCAGACTATGGCTGTGACCCTGACAGAATGCTAAAAGTCGTTTTTTCTGGAAATACAGTGAAGCAGGATGATCTGAGACCCGCAGTTCTAAAGTCCATCAAACATTTTTGCAAGCAGGTAAGTTCTAAACGAATGCATAGCCTGTATTGTAAGCACCTCATCATACAAATATAAGCCATGCATTAAAATGGATTTAAAATGTAGTAGTTGGGGTCCGGGCAATGCCCTCTTGGTAGGGGCAGGAATGTGTCCTCTTGGAGCAGTGGGTGGTTATTGACATGGCAGCTATGGGGCCGGAACGAATCCCGATTCAGCTCATACCCTAAAGTCTAGTGCGCAGAGGAGACCTGAGCCTCATCCACTGCCTCCCAAAATAGGGATTCTTCCCTGTAATCCTACAAAATATACCGTTGCCTTAACGGAGACTGGATATATGTGCTAGTAGCTGGACGATTTAGGACGACCCGAAGCACTTATCCTGCTGGTGTACAGATATACATATGTATGTGGTTTCTAGTATGAGAGACAGAGGAACATTCTATATACTCTCTATAGTAGCATACATTCTATATATCCTCTATAGtagcatacattatatatatccTCTATAGTAGCATACATTCTATATATTCTATATAGTAGCATACATTCTATATATTCCATATAGtagcatacattatatatattatctataGTAGCATACATTCTATATATCCTCTATAGTAGCATACATTCTATATATCCTCTATAGTAGCATACATTCTATATACTCTCTATAGTAGCATACATTCTATATACTCTCTATAGTAGCATACATTCTATATACTCTCTATAGTAGCATACATTCTATATATCCTCTATAGTAGCATACATTCTATATATCCTCTATAGTAGCATACATTCTATATACTCTCTATAGTAGCATACATTCTATATATCCTCTATAGTAGCATACATTCTATATACTCTCTATAGTAGCATACATTCTATATACTCTCTATAGTAGCATACATTCTATATACTCTCTATAGTAGCATACATTCTATATACTCTCTATAGTAGCATACATTCTATATATCCTCTATAGTAGCATACATTCTATATATCCTCTATAGTAGCATACATTCTATATACTCTCTATAGTAGCATACATTCTATATATCCTCTATAGTAGCATACATTCTATATACTCTCTCTAGTAGcatacattctatatactatctATAGTAGCATACATTCTATATACTCTCTATAGTAGCATACATTCTATATATCCTCTATAGTAGCATACATTCTATATATCCTCTATAGTAGCATACATTCTATATACTCTCTATAGTAGCATACATTCTATATACTCTCTATAGTAGCATACATTCTATATATCCTCTATAGTAGCATACATTCTATATATCCTCTATAGTAGCATACATTCTATATACTCTCTATAGTAGCATACATTCTATATATCCTCTATAGTAGCATACATTCTATATATCCTCTATAGTAGCATACATTCTATATATCCTCTATAGTAGCATACATTCTATATACTCTCTATAGTAGCATACATTCTATATACTCTCTATAGTAGCATACATTCAATATACTCTCTATAGTAGCATGCATTGTATATACTCTCTATAGTAGCATGCATTCTATATACTCTCTATAGTAGCATGCATTCTATATATCCTCTATAGTAGCATACATTCTATATATCCTCTATAGTAGCATACATTCTATATATCCTCTATAGTAGCATACATTCTATATACTCTCTATAGTAGCATACATTCTATATATCCTCTATAGTAGCATACATTCTATATATCCTCTATAGTAGCATACATTCTATATATCCTCTATAGTAGCATACATTCTATATACTCTCTATAGTAGCATACATTCTATATACTCTCTATAGTAGCATACATTCTATATATCCTCTATAGTAGCATACATTCTATATATCCTCTATAGTAGCATACATTCTATATACTCTCTATAGTAGCATACATTCTATATATCCTCTATAGTAGcatacattcaatatatcctctaTAGTAGCATACATTCTATATACTCTCTATAGtagcatacattatatatactctcTATAGTAGAATACATTCTATATACTCTCTATAGTAGCATACATTCTATATACTCTCTATAGTAGCATACATTCTATATGCTCTCTATAGTAGCATACATTCTATATATCCTCTATAGtagcatacattatatatatccTCTATAGTAGCATACATTCTATATACTCTCTATAGTAGCATACATTCTATATATCCTCTATAGTAGCATACATTCTATATATCCTCTATAGTAGAATACATTCTATATACTCTCTATAGTAGCATACATTCTATATACTCTCTATAGTAGCATACATTCTATATACTCTCTATAGTAGCATACATTCTATATACTCTCTATAGTAGCATACATTCTATATACTCTCTATAGTAGcatacattcaatatatcctctaTAGTAGCATACATTCTATATACTCTCTATAGTAGCATACATTCTATATATCCTCTATAGTAGCATACATTCTATATACTCTCTATAGTAGCATACATTCTATATATCCTCTATAGTAGCATACATACTCTCTATAGTAGCATACATTCTATATATCCTCTATAGTAGCATACATTCTATATATCCTCTataacagtggtggcgaacctatggcacgggtgccagaggcggcactcacagccctccctgtgggcaccctggaaaaagtctatggtgtaccaatatgccttagacttttcccaccATTCATCAGCGTAGTGCGCCCTATGAACGGCACGAGCCATGAACTGAATGGAGGCAGACTATTATATATAAAGGATAAAGTACATGGACGATACACAATATTGGACTGGTTAAATTGCCGtgatggcactttgcaataaataagtggcttTTGGGTTGCattttgggcacttggtctctaaaaggttcgccatcactgctctataacAACATAcattatatttagagatgagcgaatttcttaaaatttcgattcggctgatttgccgaatttcacaaaaatattCGCTTTGAGAataattacttcgtcacgaagggcatttttttgtaagtagttcaatgacagggagctgcgatagcgcccctgtcattgtacccctcagaggccgcgttcatacatgatggctgcatctgagtgtaaaattaacaataaaatttttttaaatcaaacttaccgccatcttgcttgaagatctcggccgcaatcctgtgcggcgcgagacTATGTCATCActccggctggcgtggtgacgtatgacgtcattacgccggccggcgtgatgatgtaatctcgcgccgcacgggattttggacgagatcttcaagcaagatggaggctggcggcctgtcgcgagcaaatgtaggaagtaagtttgaatttttttgttttttatgctatttcaggttaaattgattcgcggacacgaagcacaaggaaattcggcttcgaggcgaatcgaatttatcctgaaattcggatcgaatttcactttgtgggattcgatttgctcatctctaattatattcTCCATAATAATATAGCTTCTATATAATCACCATATCACAAAGTGCAGGTTATAATAATCACTGTATCTTTTCCAGTGTAAATATTAATTAATAGCAGCATAAATAAATATTGATTTCTCACCCTGTTAACTGTCAATAATCTGCCCTAAGAACGTCTATGGGAAAAGTAGTTAAAAGACCATTTAGCAGTTGCAGACAATGACAGATAAATCTCCAGGTTTTCCTACACCTCTCTGTTCTCTTATCTGAGCATTGTTCTCCTCTTATTACCTCCCCTGCTACCAACAATACATTATCACCTCTGTTTACAAAAGCCTAATTGTTTTTAAAGaacttttttaaaataattgcTTTCAAGCAAAGGTGTGTAAATGAGGATTAGCATAATTAGACTGGGAACTGTTTGTGCTAAATGACCTAGACCTAAGAGAGAAGAGGAAATGCATAAAGATCTTTTGGGGAAATCTTGTGTAGTTTTTCAATGTAAATTATTAAATTGTGAAATTAGAAAGTCTATTGACTTCAAAATAACATAAAGCAAAAGCACTGGAATGGCATTGATGAAAACATTATGATTtcaagcacacacacacacattaatgatATACatgcattatctatctatctatctatctatctatctatctatctatctatctatctatcatttatctcCTCTCTTCCTCTACATTTAGCCCCTATGTTCCCCATGCTGGCTCTGTGCTCTTTAATAATGCATCTCTATTCATCAGTACATGTTTTATTCATACCAAAGCATTAAGGTAATTAAATACCAACTCACCTGAACTGGACAATgacattttttgatttttgtttcCCACAGCTCTGCTGCTATAATTGATTTGTTCAGAGATGAGTCTTGGGTCCCCTTAGGTGATACTTGAGAAGGGTCTCATGTTGCAAGGCCCTGGCgtgtctacccccccccccccccccctcccttctcttTTCCCACCCAAGGGCAGCAGCATCACCcctaccctccccaccctccagtCTGTGCTCCATGCTCCGCAGCCTGCCCCCATATGTGCAGCCAATCAGTGTGCACAGCACTGTGGAGCTTTAAGGAGGCTTCTACCAGAAGAGTGACAAACTTCCAGCAGCTACACACAGCATCCCCTGTGCTGAGCAGTCTGTGAACCGTGTTCCTTGGGTGTTTTGTTTTCCTGCTTAAAGACTCTTGGATATATCCCTGTGTGACTTGCATTACTTCTCCAGTGTATGTGGATCTTCTATACACTTCTGGCTGTGTCTCACGCACACTAAGCCATGTCTATGCTGCCTTCCTTCGGATTTACGCAGGAGCAAGTAGCCTGCGTGTGCGAAGTGCTGCAACAAGGGGGGAACCTGGAAAGATTAGGCAGGTTCCTCTGGTCCCTTCCAGCCTGTGATCACCTCCACAAGAATGAGAGCGTCCTGAAAGCTAAGGCTGTGGTAGCCTTTCACAGGGGAAACTTCAGAGAACTGTACAAGATCCTGGAGAGTCACCAGTTCTCCCCACACAACCACCCCAAACTGCAGCAGCTGTGGCTCAAGGCGCACTATGTGGAAGCTGAGAAACTCAGGGGGAGACCTCTTGGGGCAGTGGGCAAATACCGGGTGAGAAGGAAATTCCCTTTGCCAAGAACCATATGGGACGGTGAAGAAACAAGTTACTGCTTCAAGGAGAAGTCTAGAGGGGTGCTGAGGGAATGGTATGCACATAACCCCTACCCCTCTCCCAGGGAGAAGAGGGAGCTGGCAGAGGCCACTGGACTCACCACTACCCAGGTCAGCAACTGGTTCAAAAACAGGAGGCAAAGGGACAGAGCTGCGGAAGCCAAGGAAAGGTAAGGGGACATGTCAGAGGCAGACTAATGGTGTGCTAGCAGCCGATCGTGTGTGTGCAGCCTGAGCTCTGAAATACCAAACCCCCGCATCTGTCTGCTGAAAGTCCCAGACAAAGAATCCCCATCCTCTCCTGCTGGCCACACGTGGTTTGGAATAGAGTGCTGACCACTAGTCCATCAAGCACCCAAGGGGTTAAAGCAGATGTGTTGTATGTGCAGGGCCATCCCTTAATAAagcgttacccccccccccccccccccccccccccccccccccccaataatgatCGCACAGCACCCCTGCTGCATGTAGTAGGGCGCCCGAAGGCAGCGACCTAAATAAATAGAGAGGTGACTGTGGAGTCTGGTGTCCCCCGAGCTGACAGATACTCTGTGACATGAAAGTAGTATTATTACTCCACCTTATCTGTGGATGGGAATGACTAGGGTATGGGCAGCCACAGCACAGACAATACAGGGAGCAATCACTGCAGAGAAGAGCCATCACTATCCTCTGTATCCGTTATTAAAACTGCAGCTGCTTCAACTcacatttctttattttatatatCCCATTGGAGTATAATACctgtattatctatctgtctgtttgtctatctatctatctatctatctatctatctatctatctatctgtctgtttgtctatctatctatctatctatctatctatctatctatctgtctgtctatctatctatttgtctgtctgtctatctatctcatatctacctacctatctcatatttatttatttatctatctacctaccaacatatctatctatctatctatctatctatctatctatctatttatctgtctgtctatctcatatctatctacctacctacctatctcatatctctatctatctacctacctatctcatatctctatctatctatctacctacctacctacctatctcatatctatctatctacctaccaatctatctatctatctatctatctatctatctatctatctatctatctatctatctatatctctctaCTTTTAGTCCTATCTATCAAAAAGTTGG
The sequence above is drawn from the Bufo bufo chromosome 11, aBufBuf1.1, whole genome shotgun sequence genome and encodes:
- the SIX1 gene encoding homeobox protein SIX1 is translated as MSMLPSFGFTQEQVACVCEVLQQGGNLERLGRFLWSLPACDHLHKNESVLKAKAVVAFHRGNFRELYKILESHQFSPHNHPKLQQLWLKAHYVEAEKLRGRPLGAVGKYRVRRKFPLPRTIWDGEETSYCFKEKSRGVLREWYAHNPYPSPREKRELAEATGLTTTQVSNWFKNRRQRDRAAEAKERENTENNNTSSNKQNQLSPLDGGKSLMSSSEEEFSPPQSPDQNSVLLLQGSLSHPGGSSYTLSALSASQGGHGLASHQHQLQDSLLGPLTSSLVDLGS